From a single Planococcus shenhongbingii genomic region:
- a CDS encoding helix-turn-helix domain-containing protein — translation MLFEELVITIMKAVNLERTISSPFHLIKGKKSGQTIQDIGYYGLYPYFAVMPKLEKQLYDEVIQRLFRQQLLKANDEVIDLTEKALAMDIPASRFNGWKYRGNEAVFLNRLSLVVQTLSYTSQQINRFDPVHNAEDLQSWVKRYLKKINFRELSAVRAFKTEMVNSLQIASISEQQKMIVMQRLTGLGWSGLTWEQIASAHGLHILDAQLAAVEALHAWIDVIEMENFPLLSGLTENIVQRSVLTESTQRTLKLFEKGLSLEEIAAVRQLKTSTIEDHFVELAMNDPFFNYTAFLSKSLYEKIVAVSKNRKTKRLRDIKEELPDASYFQIRLALALKEEQP, via the coding sequence TTGTTATTTGAAGAGCTTGTAATTACCATTATGAAGGCTGTGAATCTGGAGCGGACAATCTCTTCTCCATTTCACTTGATCAAAGGGAAAAAATCCGGTCAGACCATTCAGGACATTGGTTATTATGGCCTTTATCCGTATTTTGCAGTAATGCCGAAACTGGAAAAACAATTGTACGATGAAGTGATCCAGCGCCTTTTCCGCCAGCAATTATTGAAAGCGAACGACGAAGTCATCGATTTGACCGAAAAAGCACTTGCTATGGATATTCCGGCATCCCGTTTTAATGGGTGGAAATACCGGGGCAATGAAGCGGTTTTCTTAAACCGTCTGTCTTTGGTGGTGCAAACCTTATCCTATACAAGCCAGCAGATCAACCGGTTTGATCCTGTACATAATGCAGAAGACCTTCAATCGTGGGTCAAAAGATATTTGAAGAAAATCAATTTTCGGGAGCTTTCAGCAGTCCGGGCTTTTAAAACAGAGATGGTCAATAGCCTGCAAATAGCCAGTATTAGCGAACAGCAAAAAATGATTGTTATGCAGCGTTTAACCGGTCTTGGATGGAGTGGGCTGACATGGGAGCAGATCGCTTCCGCGCACGGTCTGCATATTCTGGATGCCCAATTAGCGGCAGTTGAAGCGCTGCATGCCTGGATCGATGTGATTGAAATGGAAAACTTCCCTTTGCTTAGCGGATTAACTGAGAACATTGTACAAAGGTCAGTCTTGACAGAATCCACGCAAAGAACTTTAAAATTGTTTGAAAAAGGCCTCTCGCTCGAAGAGATTGCCGCAGTTCGCCAATTGAAGACAAGCACCATTGAAGACCATTTTGTGGAACTTGCCATGAATGATCCATTTTTCAATTACACGGCTTTTTTATCAAAAAGCCTTTATGAAAAGATAGTCGCAGTGAGCAAAAACAGGAAAACAAAACGTTTGAGGGACATTAAAGAAGAATTGCCGGATGCCAGTTATTTTCAAATTCGCCTGGCATTAGCTTTAAAGGAGGAACAGCCGTGA
- a CDS encoding ferredoxin yields the protein MAKYTIVDKDTCIACGACGAAAPDIYDYDDEGIAFVILDNNMGTEQVPDELEEDMEDAFEGCPTDSIKVADAPFDGDPLKYED from the coding sequence ATGGCTAAGTATACCATTGTCGATAAGGATACTTGTATCGCTTGCGGGGCTTGCGGTGCTGCAGCACCCGATATTTATGATTATGACGACGAAGGAATTGCTTTTGTTATTTTAGATAATAACATGGGCACTGAGCAAGTTCCAGATGAACTGGAAGAAGACATGGAAGACGCATTCGAAGGATGCCCGACCGATTCTATCAAAGTGGCAGATGCTCCTTTTGACGGAGATCCTCTTAAATATGAAGATTAA
- a CDS encoding ECF transporter S component, with protein sequence MKNKKLQSMIVIGMLSSISFILMLFNFPLPALPAFLKVDFSDVPALIAAITMGPVAGILVAFFKNALDWLFAGSPTGVPVGHMANFVTSLLFILPVYVIYHKMATKKGMIFGLAAGTLSMAIGMSLLNYLVFLPMYSYFLNMPAETGSVLFGTIVLGILPFNLIKGLILTAVVLLMFSSMHSWIEKQRLYYR encoded by the coding sequence ATGAAGAATAAGAAGTTACAATCCATGATTGTAATTGGAATGTTGAGCAGTATTTCATTTATTTTAATGCTTTTCAACTTCCCGTTACCGGCGTTACCTGCATTCTTGAAAGTTGATTTTAGTGATGTGCCGGCTTTGATTGCCGCCATTACAATGGGTCCTGTTGCAGGGATCTTAGTTGCGTTTTTCAAAAACGCTTTGGATTGGCTTTTTGCTGGAAGCCCAACTGGAGTTCCAGTCGGCCATATGGCGAATTTTGTGACGAGTCTCTTGTTTATCTTGCCGGTCTACGTCATCTACCATAAAATGGCGACTAAAAAAGGCATGATCTTCGGCTTGGCTGCAGGAACATTGTCAATGGCAATCGGCATGAGCCTGCTGAACTATTTAGTGTTTTTGCCAATGTACTCGTACTTCCTGAACATGCCTGCAGAAACCGGCAGTGTTCTTTTCGGCACAATTGTTCTCGGGATCTTACCTTTCAACCTGATTAAAGGCCTGATTCTCACAGCTGTCGTGCTGCTGATGTTCAGCAGTATGCATTCATGGATCGAGAAGCAGCGGCTTTATTACCGATAA
- the sigX gene encoding RNA polymerase sigma factor SigX: MDDSVFHRLYDEYHQDVFQFLIYLVKNRHLSEDLMHEVYIRVFKAYDRFEGKSSEKTWLFSIAKNVAIDHFRKTAVRKKHSADHFDWETQQLISSERIPEEVASLNEDKILLYKTLDLCTGDQKMVIIMRYFQDLSIAETAEVLGWTEGKVKTTQHRAIKSLREKLSSKEGGEANAE; the protein is encoded by the coding sequence ATGGACGACTCCGTTTTCCATCGCTTGTACGATGAATATCATCAAGATGTGTTTCAATTCCTCATTTATCTGGTGAAAAACCGGCATTTGTCTGAAGACTTAATGCACGAAGTTTATATCCGTGTCTTTAAAGCTTATGATCGGTTTGAAGGAAAAAGTTCAGAAAAAACCTGGCTTTTTTCCATCGCCAAAAATGTAGCGATTGACCACTTCCGTAAAACGGCGGTTCGAAAAAAGCATTCAGCAGACCATTTCGATTGGGAAACGCAGCAGCTAATCTCTTCTGAGCGTATTCCGGAAGAAGTAGCTTCGCTGAATGAAGATAAAATATTGCTTTATAAAACGCTGGATTTATGCACAGGCGATCAGAAGATGGTGATTATCATGCGCTATTTCCAGGACTTATCCATAGCTGAAACCGCGGAAGTTTTAGGGTGGACAGAAGGAAAAGTGAAAACCACCCAGCATCGCGCAATAAAATCATTGCGTGAAAAATTATCTTCTAAGGAAGGGGGAGAAGCGAATGCTGAATAA
- a CDS encoding ATP-binding protein: protein MNRIWNSVVGKLWITILLLVSFVLFIVTVLLLEFLGNYHSEAVEETLTKEAATIARIFNDHAEVNISLNVIDDILGPETNAVIAEAPHESTYYIHNGINGEQLREAILNEPDFQKVFETDETVMKEMLLPSLTQEDRMESYIVLASPLQTVEQEHGTVFIYQSLEVMDRTAERTTNIVFLSAFIAFLLTTFFAFFLSTRITSPLRKMREGAFELAKGNFDTKVRAASSDEIGQLATAFNQMGRQLKHHVEVINQEKEQLSSILTSMADAVITFNRDGTILLSNPPAEKLLQQWLMKRGVEKGEPLPSEMIHMLEHVLDYEEEIEEELEMEGAYYAISFSPLYSGDSIRGAVAVLHNMTEQHRLEKLREDFIANVSHELRTPIAMLQGYSEALLDDVGATEEERREMTKIIYEESQRMGRLVTDLLNLARMESGYMRLYKELVQFNEVIERMTVKFSQAAKETGIQLSFTTELDDWAAAEIDEDRIEQVMTNLIDNALRHTPAGGQVVVKVEQEQGYAKVSINDTGVGIPEEDLQYVFERFYKADKARTLGKGGTGLGLAIASNIINGHDGKIYAESKVGEGTSFIFLLPLKKM from the coding sequence ATGAATAGAATATGGAATAGTGTAGTCGGGAAGCTGTGGATCACAATACTGCTTCTCGTTTCCTTTGTCCTTTTTATTGTGACGGTTTTGCTGCTGGAGTTTCTCGGCAACTATCACAGTGAAGCGGTAGAGGAGACCCTGACAAAAGAAGCGGCCACGATTGCGCGGATTTTCAATGATCATGCAGAAGTCAATATTTCCTTGAATGTTATTGATGATATCCTTGGGCCGGAAACGAACGCTGTCATTGCAGAAGCGCCCCATGAAAGCACTTATTACATCCATAACGGCATTAATGGGGAACAGCTGCGGGAAGCTATTTTAAATGAGCCTGATTTTCAAAAAGTTTTTGAGACGGACGAGACCGTCATGAAAGAAATGCTGCTTCCTTCTTTGACTCAGGAAGATCGGATGGAGTCATATATTGTACTCGCGAGCCCGCTCCAGACAGTCGAACAAGAACACGGCACCGTGTTTATCTACCAATCGCTTGAAGTCATGGACCGTACAGCTGAGCGAACCACGAATATTGTCTTCTTATCGGCATTTATCGCATTTTTACTGACGACATTTTTTGCTTTCTTCCTTTCTACCCGCATCACTTCTCCGCTCCGCAAAATGCGTGAAGGGGCGTTTGAGCTGGCAAAAGGGAATTTCGATACGAAAGTGCGAGCGGCTTCCAGTGATGAAATTGGCCAGCTGGCAACAGCTTTTAATCAGATGGGCCGACAGCTGAAACACCATGTGGAAGTGATCAACCAAGAAAAAGAGCAGCTCTCGAGCATCTTGACGTCGATGGCTGATGCGGTTATTACGTTTAACCGGGATGGCACCATTCTCTTAAGCAATCCGCCAGCCGAAAAACTTTTACAGCAATGGCTGATGAAAAGAGGCGTGGAAAAAGGGGAACCGCTGCCTTCTGAAATGATCCACATGCTCGAACATGTGCTGGATTATGAAGAAGAAATCGAAGAAGAATTGGAAATGGAAGGCGCATACTATGCCATCTCTTTCAGCCCGCTCTACAGCGGGGATTCAATCCGCGGAGCAGTAGCAGTCCTTCACAATATGACGGAGCAGCATCGCCTTGAAAAACTGCGGGAAGACTTCATCGCAAATGTTTCCCATGAGCTGCGTACGCCGATTGCCATGCTCCAAGGCTATAGTGAAGCGCTTCTTGATGACGTAGGTGCGACAGAAGAGGAACGGCGCGAGATGACCAAAATCATTTACGAGGAATCCCAGCGGATGGGCCGCCTCGTCACAGATCTCCTGAATCTTGCCCGCATGGAATCAGGCTATATGCGGCTTTACAAAGAACTGGTACAATTCAATGAAGTAATTGAACGAATGACGGTAAAATTTTCCCAGGCAGCCAAAGAAACAGGCATTCAGCTTTCATTTACGACCGAGTTGGATGATTGGGCAGCTGCTGAAATTGATGAAGACCGCATCGAGCAAGTGATGACCAATTTAATCGATAATGCACTGCGGCATACGCCGGCAGGAGGACAAGTGGTCGTCAAGGTCGAACAAGAACAGGGATATGCCAAGGTATCCATCAATGACACAGGAGTCGGAATACCGGAAGAAGACTTGCAATATGTGTTTGAACGCTTTTATAAAGCCGATAAAGCCAGAACATTAGGCAAAGGCGGAACAGGTTTAGGGCTTGCGATAGCCAGCAATATCATCAATGGACACGACGGTAAAATTTATGCCGAGAGCAAGGTCGGGGAAGGCACTTCTTTCATCTTCTTGCTGCCTCTGAAGAAGATGTAA
- a CDS encoding response regulator transcription factor, which translates to MSEEITVLVVDDEERIRRLLKMYLEREGYIVEEAENGAQALEMAMEKDYHCILLDLMMPEKDGIEVSTELREKKMTPIIMLTAKGEEANRVQGFESGADDYIVKPFSPREVVLRVKAILRRSSAYSPAANSSVSKDLVVFPHLTIDHDAHRVTADNVEVNLTPKEYELLYFLAKSPDKVFDREHLLKEVWHYDFFGDLRTVDTHVKRLREKLNRVSESAAKMIVTVWGVGYKFEVGNE; encoded by the coding sequence ATGTCGGAAGAAATTACCGTATTGGTTGTTGATGATGAAGAAAGAATTCGCCGCTTATTGAAAATGTATCTGGAGCGGGAAGGATATATCGTAGAAGAAGCGGAAAATGGTGCCCAAGCCTTGGAAATGGCAATGGAAAAAGACTATCACTGCATCTTGTTGGATTTAATGATGCCGGAAAAAGACGGCATTGAAGTCAGCACGGAACTGCGCGAAAAGAAAATGACTCCGATTATCATGCTGACGGCTAAAGGAGAAGAAGCCAACCGAGTCCAGGGATTTGAATCTGGTGCGGACGATTATATCGTCAAGCCGTTCAGTCCCCGGGAAGTCGTGCTGCGCGTAAAAGCGATTCTGCGCCGTTCTTCAGCGTACTCGCCTGCCGCCAATTCATCTGTATCGAAAGATTTGGTTGTTTTTCCGCATTTGACGATTGATCATGATGCTCACCGCGTAACGGCGGATAATGTAGAAGTGAATTTAACTCCAAAAGAATATGAATTGCTTTACTTCCTGGCTAAATCACCGGATAAAGTGTTTGACCGGGAACATTTACTGAAAGAAGTTTGGCATTACGATTTCTTTGGCGATTTACGGACAGTGGATACCCATGTGAAACGATTGAGAGAGAAATTGAATCGTGTGTCGGAATCCGCTGCAAAAATGATCGTCACCGTTTGGGGCGTTGGTTATAAATTCGAGGTAGGAAATGAATAG